One Streptomyces sp. SAI-135 DNA segment encodes these proteins:
- a CDS encoding ATP-binding protein: MRRRLIQSTLAVVLVVIAVFGVSLVIVETRTISNSAQERVDSEAIRLTGIVDSRLFAAEDVTAEILRDQVAQERYAVIRIPGKDPIEVGAKPSGEVISSTERGEEGETVTVQEPRSSVTREVGRTLLIIGLVALLAVIAAVLLAIRQANKLASPLTDLAETAERLGSGDPRPRHKRYGVPELDRVADVLDSSAERIARMLTAERRLAADASHQLRTPLTALSMRLEEITLTDDPDTVKEEANVALTQVERLTDVVERLLTNSRDPRAGNAVTFDLDEVIQQQLAEWRPAYRSAGRAIVSSGKRHLTAVGTPGAVAQVLAALIENSLMHGGGTVALRTRVTGNQAVIEVTDEGPGVPADLGARIFERTISGRNSTGIGLAVARDLAEADGGRLEMLQAQPPVFGLFLSRTPLKSPATDEDEPTVR, encoded by the coding sequence ATGCGCCGTCGACTGATCCAGTCCACGCTCGCCGTGGTGCTCGTGGTGATCGCCGTCTTCGGCGTCTCCCTCGTCATCGTCGAGACCCGCACCATCAGCAACAGCGCCCAGGAGCGGGTCGACTCCGAGGCGATCCGGCTGACCGGGATCGTGGACAGCAGGCTGTTCGCCGCGGAGGACGTGACGGCGGAGATCCTGCGCGACCAGGTCGCGCAGGAACGGTACGCCGTGATCCGGATCCCGGGTAAGGACCCGATCGAGGTCGGCGCGAAGCCCTCCGGCGAGGTCATCAGCTCCACCGAGAGGGGCGAGGAGGGCGAGACGGTCACCGTGCAGGAGCCGCGCTCCTCGGTGACCCGCGAGGTCGGCCGTACGCTCCTGATCATCGGGCTGGTGGCGCTGCTCGCGGTGATCGCCGCGGTGCTCCTCGCGATCCGCCAGGCCAACAAGCTGGCCTCGCCGCTGACCGACCTCGCCGAGACCGCGGAACGCCTCGGCTCCGGCGACCCGCGCCCGCGGCACAAGCGCTACGGCGTCCCCGAGCTCGACCGGGTCGCCGACGTGCTGGACTCCTCCGCCGAGCGCATCGCACGCATGCTGACCGCCGAACGGCGGCTGGCGGCCGACGCCTCCCACCAGCTCCGGACCCCGCTGACCGCCCTGTCGATGCGGCTGGAGGAGATCACCCTCACCGACGACCCGGACACGGTGAAGGAAGAGGCGAACGTCGCGCTGACCCAGGTGGAGCGGCTGACGGACGTGGTCGAACGGCTGCTGACGAACTCCCGCGACCCCCGGGCCGGCAACGCGGTCACCTTCGACCTCGACGAGGTCATCCAGCAGCAGCTCGCGGAGTGGCGGCCGGCGTACCGCAGTGCGGGCCGGGCGATCGTGAGCTCGGGCAAACGGCACCTCACGGCGGTCGGCACCCCGGGCGCGGTCGCCCAGGTCCTGGCCGCGCTGATCGAGAACTCCCTCATGCACGGCGGCGGCACGGTGGCGCTGCGCACCCGCGTCACCGGCAACCAGGCCGTCATCGAGGTCACCGACGAGGGGCCCGGCGTCCCGGCCGACCTCGGCGCCCGCATCTTCGAGCGCACGATCAGCGGCCGCAACTCCACGGGCATCGGCCTCGCGGTCGCCCGCGACCTGGCGGAGGCCGACGGCGGCCGCCTGGAGATGCTCCAGGCCCAGCCCCCGGTCTTCGGCCTGTTCCTCTCCCGCACCCCCCTGAAGTCCCCCGCAACGGACGAGGACGAGCCGACGGTGCGGTGA
- a CDS encoding GtrA family protein has product MGHGSSGLRRIVREIAKFGAVGGAGLLVNLLVFNVVRHLTDLPVVRASVIATVVSIVFNYIGFRYFTYRDRDKSGRTKELTLFLLFSVVGLVIENGILYTATYAFGWDSPLQSNIFKFVGIGIATLFRFWSYRSWVFRTLPAREAVASAESFLEEAEQAATRKPPRPRQRVL; this is encoded by the coding sequence ATGGGACATGGTTCCTCAGGGCTGCGGAGGATCGTCCGCGAGATCGCCAAATTCGGCGCGGTCGGCGGCGCGGGGCTGCTCGTCAACCTCCTCGTCTTCAACGTCGTCCGGCATCTCACCGACCTTCCGGTGGTCCGGGCGAGCGTGATCGCGACGGTCGTGTCGATCGTCTTCAACTACATAGGGTTCCGTTACTTCACTTACCGCGACCGCGACAAGAGCGGCCGCACGAAGGAACTCACCCTGTTCCTGCTGTTCAGCGTGGTCGGCCTGGTCATCGAGAACGGCATCCTGTACACCGCGACCTACGCCTTCGGCTGGGACAGCCCGCTCCAGAGCAACATCTTCAAGTTCGTCGGCATCGGCATCGCCACGCTCTTCCGCTTCTGGTCCTACCGCAGCTGGGTCTTCAGGACCCTCCCCGCCCGCGAGGCGGTGGCGAGCGCGGAGTCCTTCCTGGAGGAGGCGGAGCAGGCAGCGACCCGAAAGCCGCCCCGCCCCAGACAGCGAGTCCTCTGA
- a CDS encoding response regulator transcription factor yields MTRVLLAEDDASISEPLARALRREGYEVEVREDGPTALDAGMQGGIDLVVLDLGLPGMDGLEVARRLRAEGHAVPILILTARADEVDTVVGLDAGADDYVTKPFRLAELLARVRALLRRGAAEPAQPPATHGVRIDVESHRAWMGDEELQLTAKEFDLLRVLVRDAGRVVTRDQLMREVWDTTWWSSTKTLDMHISWLRKKLGDDAANPRYIATVRGVGFRFEKS; encoded by the coding sequence ATGACCCGTGTACTGCTCGCCGAGGACGATGCGTCCATTTCGGAGCCGCTGGCCCGCGCCCTGCGCCGGGAAGGGTACGAGGTCGAGGTGCGCGAGGACGGACCCACCGCACTCGACGCCGGAATGCAGGGCGGTATCGACCTGGTCGTCCTCGACCTGGGTCTGCCCGGCATGGACGGCCTCGAGGTGGCCCGCCGACTGCGCGCCGAGGGCCACGCCGTACCGATCCTCATCCTGACCGCCCGCGCCGACGAGGTGGACACCGTCGTCGGTCTCGACGCGGGCGCCGACGACTACGTCACCAAGCCCTTCCGACTCGCCGAGCTGCTCGCCCGGGTCCGGGCCCTGCTGCGGCGCGGGGCGGCCGAGCCGGCGCAGCCGCCGGCCACCCACGGGGTACGGATCGACGTCGAGTCGCACCGGGCGTGGATGGGCGACGAGGAACTCCAGCTCACGGCCAAGGAGTTCGACCTGCTGCGGGTTCTGGTGCGGGACGCCGGCCGGGTGGTGACCCGGGACCAGCTCATGCGCGAGGTCTGGGACACCACGTGGTGGTCGTCGACCAAGACGCTCGACATGCACATCTCCTGGCTCCGCAAGAAGCTCGGCGACGACGCGGCCAACCCGCGGTACATCGCGACGGTACGAGGAGTGGGTTTCCGCTTCGAGAAGAGCTGA
- a CDS encoding 5-(carboxyamino)imidazole ribonucleotide synthase, producing the protein MTFPVVGMVGGGQLARMTHEAGIPLGIRFKLLSDTPQDSAAQVVSDVVIGDYRDLDTLREFARGCDVITFDHEHVPTEHLRALEADGIPVRPGPDALVHAQDKGVMRARLDAIGVPCPRHRIVSDPEDVAAFAAEGDGFPVVLKTVRGGYDGKGVWVVDSAEEAADPFRAGVPVLAEEKVDYVRELAANVVRSPHGQAVAYPVVESQQVNGVCDTVIAPAPDLDEALALKAEEMALNIAKELDVVGHLAVELFQTRDGRILVNELAMRPHNSGHWTQDGAITSQFANHVRAVLDLPLGDPRPRAQWTVMVNVLGGDFPDMYSAYLHCMARDPKLKIHMYGKDVKPGRKVGHVNTYGDDLDDVLERARHAAGYLRGTITE; encoded by the coding sequence GTGACGTTCCCGGTAGTCGGCATGGTCGGCGGGGGCCAGCTCGCGCGTATGACACACGAGGCAGGCATCCCGCTCGGCATCAGGTTCAAGCTTCTCAGTGACACCCCTCAGGATTCCGCGGCGCAGGTGGTGAGCGATGTCGTCATCGGCGACTACCGCGACCTCGACACGCTGCGTGAGTTCGCGCGCGGGTGCGATGTGATCACCTTCGATCACGAACACGTACCCACCGAGCACCTCAGAGCCCTGGAGGCGGACGGCATCCCCGTGCGCCCCGGCCCCGACGCGCTCGTGCACGCCCAGGACAAGGGCGTGATGCGCGCGCGGCTCGACGCGATCGGCGTGCCGTGCCCACGGCACCGGATCGTCAGCGATCCCGAGGACGTGGCAGCCTTCGCGGCGGAGGGCGACGGCTTCCCCGTCGTCCTCAAGACCGTCCGCGGCGGCTACGACGGCAAGGGCGTGTGGGTCGTCGACTCGGCCGAGGAGGCCGCCGACCCCTTCCGGGCCGGTGTCCCCGTCCTCGCCGAGGAGAAGGTCGACTACGTCCGCGAGCTCGCCGCCAACGTCGTACGGTCGCCGCACGGCCAGGCCGTCGCCTACCCGGTCGTCGAGTCCCAGCAGGTCAACGGCGTCTGCGACACCGTGATCGCCCCGGCCCCCGACCTGGACGAGGCGCTCGCCCTCAAGGCCGAGGAGATGGCCCTCAACATCGCCAAGGAACTGGACGTCGTCGGCCACCTCGCCGTCGAGCTGTTCCAGACCCGCGACGGCCGCATCCTCGTCAACGAACTCGCGATGCGCCCGCACAACTCGGGCCACTGGACCCAGGACGGCGCGATCACCTCGCAGTTCGCCAACCACGTCCGGGCCGTCCTCGACCTCCCGCTCGGCGATCCGCGCCCCCGCGCCCAGTGGACCGTCATGGTCAACGTCCTCGGCGGCGACTTCCCCGACATGTACTCCGCGTACCTGCACTGCATGGCCCGCGACCCCAAGCTGAAGATCCACATGTACGGCAAGGACGTGAAGCCCGGACGCAAGGTCGGCCACGTCAACACCTACGGCGACGACCTGGACGACGTTCTCGAACGCGCACGTCACGCTGCCGGCTACTTGAGAGGCACGATCACCGAATGA